The DNA sequence TTGCTGCTCGACGCGATGGTCACGCTCGCGCCGGCGTGCGCCGCGGCCTGTGCCGTGGCCAGTCCCATGCCCGAACTGCCTCCGATGACGACGACCTTCTGCCCGGTCAGTGTCATGATCCGTCCTCCGTTGAACGCGGCTGAATGCCGCTGGATGCGGCCGCCGATCGGGCGGCCGAGTGATGTCTCACTGAGACATCACCATAGCGCGTGATGTCTCACTGTGTCATCACTGCTAGAATCGCGGCATGCCGCGCTGGGAGCCGAGTGCCGAGGACCGCCTCCGCGAGTCCGCGCTCGCGCTGTTCCTGGAGCGCGGGTACGAGAACGTCACGGTCAGCGACATCACCGACCACGCGGGCCTGACCCGCCGCACGTTCTCCCGCTACTTCGCCGACAAGCGCGACGTGCTGTTCGTCGGCTCCGAGCGGCTGCCGGCGGTCATCTCGCAGGCGGTCCGCGACGCCGATCCGGCGCTCGGTCCGGCCGAGGCGCTGATCGCCGGACTGGCCGACACCGCCGCGCTGCTGGCCAAGCAGGTCCCCCGCTCCCCCGAGCGCCGCCGCGTCGTGGCCGGCAGCACCGAGCTGCGGGAGCGCGAGCTCGGCAAGTTCGTCGCCGTCACCGACGCCCTCGCCGAGACGCTGCGGGCCCGCGGCGCGACCGAGGTCGGCGCGCGCATGCTGGCCGAGGTCGGCGTCGCGGTGTTCCGGGCCGCGTTCGCGCGCTGGACCGAGGAGCCGGACGGGGCCGATTTCCCGGTCTACATCATGGAGGCCGCGTCCGAGCTGATCGGTGCATTGCGGCCGATCGCCGATCAGCCGATCAGCCCAGGTGAACGGCGTTGACCAGGACGACGTAGACGACCGTTCCGCCGACGATGCTCAGCAGAGCGCTGCGACGCCACAGGTGCACGCCGACCGTGACGGCGAGCGCGACCAGCGGCGCCACCAGCCGCGCGGGATGCGTCACGGGCAGGTCGCGCAGGCAGTAGCACAGCAGGATCACCATGACGCCGGCCGGCATCCGCGCGCTCAAGTCGCGCACGACAGCGCTGGAGCGCAGCGCGTTCAGCGCGGCGAAGGGCAGCGCGCGCAAGGCCCAGGTCACCGCGGCGGCGACGCCGGCCGCGGCGAAGAGGTAGCCGGTGTCAGGCATCCGCACTCCCCCGGGACGCGGTGCCGGCGAGCAGGCGGCGCGCCGTCAGCCCGGCGGTGAACAGCACGAACGCGGCCAGCAGGAACTGTTCGGGGAACAGCCATCGGGCGATCAGCGCGCTGAGTACTGCCAGCACCGGTGTCGGGAGGTCCTTTTGCCGGTCGCGCAGCGCGTCGAGTGCCAGGACCGTGAACAGCGCGGTCATGGCGAAGTCCAGGCCGTTGAGGCTGCTGGGGATCAGGGTGCTGAGCAGCGCCCCGACGGTGGCGCCGAGGACCCAGTAGAGCTGCAGGAGCACCTGGAGCCACACGATCCGGCGGCCGTGCCAGTCGCGGGCGTTGTCGGCGGTGCTCAGGGCGTAGGCCTCGTCGGTCATGGCGAAGGTGCTGTAGGCCTTGGCCAGGCGGCCGTTCACGCGGTGCAGCGGGAAGGACAGGGAGTAGAAGACGTGGCGGACGTTGACCAGGAACGCGGTGAGCGCCACGGTCGCCAGCGGGACCGCCGCCACGGCCAGCGGGACCAGGAGGAATTCGAGCGAGCCGGCGTAGACGGTGCTGGTGAACAGGACGGCGCACCACCACGGGAGGCCCGCGTGCGTGACGACCACGCCGAACGCCAGGCCGAGCGGCACCAGCCCGAGCCCGACCGACGCCGAGTCGCGGAGGGCGGCGGCGATGTCGGCGCGGCGGGGGCTCGGGGCGGTGGCCGGTGGCGGTATCAGTGCCGGTATCAGCTCCGGTGCCGGTATCGGCCCCGGTATCGCCGGGGCGTCGACCGCTGCGGCAGCAACAGTTCCCATGGCGAAATTCTAGAAAGAATCGCGCCTAATATGGTTTCCGATTATGGCTCTAGAATGCTCCTGTGAGCAACGAACTGGCACTCGACGCCATCGATCGTGAAATTCTGTTCCAGCTCCGCACGGACGGTCGCCTGACCAACGTCGAACTCGCCAAGCGCGTCGGCCTGACCCCGCCGCCGTGCCTGCGCCGGGTCAAGCGCCTGGAGGACGCCGGGGTCATCAGCGGCTACCGGGCGGTCATCGACCCCGTGGCGCTGGGGCGCGCGCTGGAGGTGCTGGTGGACGTCGAGGTGAGTGCGACCGACCGGAAGACCTTCGAAGAGTTCGAACGCATCGTGAGCTCCTACGAGGAGGTCACCGAACTGCGGCGGCTGTTCGGGAGACCCGACTACTTCATCCGCGTCGCGGTCGCCGACCACGCCGCGTACGAGGAGTTCCTGACCACGAAGCTCAGCGGGCTGCCGGGGGTACTGCGGCTGACCTCGCATCTAACGATGAAGGAGATCAAAACCGGCGCATGAGCGGGTTCTACCGCGCCGGCGAGTCGATCCGCTGCAGAATCCGCTCCGCGTCCTGCCCGAGCCGGCGCAGGCGCTCGGGCGACAGGTTGTCGATCACCGCGTGCCGCACGAAGGCCACGTGCGCCGGTGCCGACTCCTCCATCTTCTGCCGACCGGCCGGCAGAAGGATCGCGTTCGTGAAGCGTCCGTCGGCCGGGTCCGGTTCGCGGCGGACGTAGCCGCGTGCCTCCAGGCGCTTGACCATATGCGACAGCCGCGACAGCGAGACGCTGGCCTCCTCGGCCAGGGTGCTCATGCGCATCGTCCAGTCCGGGGCCTCGCCGAGCATCGCCATCGTCATGTACTCGACCATGCTCAGGTCCGAGTCGCGCTGCAGCTGCCCCTCGATGGCCCACGGCAGCCGCGTCATCAGGCGCACCACCGACAGCCACGAGTCCAGCTCGCCGGAGGAGAGCCACCGGGCTTCGGGCTCGTCGGCACCTGGTGACTGTTCCGTGGCGGCCATTCCCATACTGTAGACCGCCACGACGGCGACGCACCGTCAGGCCGCCTCCACATCCAGGTGCTCGCGCAGGCCCGGGATCCACGCAGTCA is a window from the Catenulispora sp. EB89 genome containing:
- a CDS encoding TetR family transcriptional regulator; the encoded protein is MPRWEPSAEDRLRESALALFLERGYENVTVSDITDHAGLTRRTFSRYFADKRDVLFVGSERLPAVISQAVRDADPALGPAEALIAGLADTAALLAKQVPRSPERRRVVAGSTELRERELGKFVAVTDALAETLRARGATEVGARMLAEVGVAVFRAAFARWTEEPDGADFPVYIMEAASELIGALRPIADQPISPGERR
- a CDS encoding branched-chain amino acid transporter permease translates to MPDTGYLFAAAGVAAAVTWALRALPFAALNALRSSAVVRDLSARMPAGVMVILLCYCLRDLPVTHPARLVAPLVALAVTVGVHLWRRSALLSIVGGTVVYVVLVNAVHLG
- a CDS encoding AzlC family ABC transporter permease, with product MGTVAAAAVDAPAIPGPIPAPELIPALIPPPATAPSPRRADIAAALRDSASVGLGLVPLGLAFGVVVTHAGLPWWCAVLFTSTVYAGSLEFLLVPLAVAAVPLATVALTAFLVNVRHVFYSLSFPLHRVNGRLAKAYSTFAMTDEAYALSTADNARDWHGRRIVWLQVLLQLYWVLGATVGALLSTLIPSSLNGLDFAMTALFTVLALDALRDRQKDLPTPVLAVLSALIARWLFPEQFLLAAFVLFTAGLTARRLLAGTASRGSADA
- a CDS encoding Lrp/AsnC family transcriptional regulator, encoding MSNELALDAIDREILFQLRTDGRLTNVELAKRVGLTPPPCLRRVKRLEDAGVISGYRAVIDPVALGRALEVLVDVEVSATDRKTFEEFERIVSSYEEVTELRRLFGRPDYFIRVAVADHAAYEEFLTTKLSGLPGVLRLTSHLTMKEIKTGA
- a CDS encoding MarR family winged helix-turn-helix transcriptional regulator, with the protein product MAATEQSPGADEPEARWLSSGELDSWLSVVRLMTRLPWAIEGQLQRDSDLSMVEYMTMAMLGEAPDWTMRMSTLAEEASVSLSRLSHMVKRLEARGYVRREPDPADGRFTNAILLPAGRQKMEESAPAHVAFVRHAVIDNLSPERLRRLGQDAERILQRIDSPAR